The following proteins are encoded in a genomic region of Rhinolophus ferrumequinum isolate MPI-CBG mRhiFer1 chromosome 17, mRhiFer1_v1.p, whole genome shotgun sequence:
- the DBR1 gene encoding lariat debranching enzyme, whose amino-acid sequence MRVAVAGCCHGELDKIYETLALAERRGPGPIDLLLCCGDFQAVRNEADLRCMAVPPKYRHMQTFYRYYSGEKKAPVLTIFIGGNHEASNHLQELPYGGWVAPNIYYLGLAGVVKYRGVRIGGISGIFKSHDYRKGHFECPPYNSATVRSIYHVRSIEVYKLKQLKQPMDIFLSHDWPRSIYHYGNKKQLLKTKSFFRQEVENNTLGSPAASELLEHLKPTYWFSAHLHVKFAALMQHQATDKEQTAKATKFLALDKCLPHRDFLQVLEIDHDSSAPDYLEYDNEWLAILRATNNLINVTARLWNMPENNGLHTRWDYSATEEAMNEVLEKLNHDLKVPCNFSVTTACYDPSKPQTQMQLVHRINPQTTEFCAKLGITDINVSLQKTKEEHHLCGEYEEQEEGESNDSGEDPSECNTDTSALSSVNPDEIMLDEEEEEDDSFVSTHSDMNTPSVEPSSDQASDFSASFSDVRILPGSMFVSSDDTLGSPVGREGSPGEAVESGDGKDLTEVPLKRLSDEHEPEQRKKIKRRNQAIYAAVDDDGAA is encoded by the exons ATGCGGGTGGCTGTGGCCGGCTGCTGCCACGGCGAGCTGGACAAGATCTATGAGACGCTGGCGCTGGCGGAGCGGCGCGGCCCGGGGCCCATAGACCTTCTGCTGTGCTGCGGCGACTTCCAGGCGGTGCGCAACGAGGCGGACCTGCGCTGCATGGCGGTGCCACCCAAGTACCGCCACATGCAGACCTTCTACAG GTATTACTCTGGAGAGAAAAAGGCCCCAGTTCTCACAATCTTCATTGGAGGAAACCATGAAGCCTCAAATCACTTGCAAGAGTTACCCTACGGTGGCTGGGTAGCacccaacatttattatttag GTTTAGCAGGTGTAGTAAAATACCGAGGTGTAAGGATTGGTGGAATATCTGGTATCTTCAAATCTCATGACTATCGAAAAG GTCATTTTGAGTGCCCCCCTTATAATTCAGCTACAGTAAGGAGTATATACCATGTGAGAAGCATTGAAGTGTATAAATTAAAACAG cTGAAGCAGCCTATGGACATATTCTTATCTCATGATTGGCCAAGAAGTATATATCATTATGGAAATAAGAAGCAGCTTCTTAAGACTAAGTCTTTTTTCCGACAAGAAGTGGAAAACAACACCTTAGGAAGTCCTGCCGCCTCGGAGCTTTTAGAGCACTTAAAACCTACGTACTGGTTCTCCGCACACCTCCACGTGAAGTTTGCAGCCTTGATGCAGCATCAG GCCACGGATAAAGAACAGACTGCCAAAGCAACCAAATTTTTAGCCTTGGACAAATGCTTACCACACAGAGACTTTCTtcag GTATTAGAAATAGATCATGATTCCAGTGCTCCTGATTACTTAGAGTATGATAATGAATGGCTCGCCATTCTCAGGGCTACTAACAATCTCATTAATGTGACTGCGCGCCTATGGAATATGCCTGAAAATAATGGCCTGCATACAAG GTGGGATTATAGTGCAACAGAAGAAGCTATGAATGAAGTATTGGAAAAATTGAATCATGACCTCAAAGTTCCATGTAACTTTAGCGTGACGACGGCTTGTTATGACCCAAGCAAGCCACAGACACAAATGCAGTTGGTTCATAGGATCAATCCTCAGACGACTGAATTTTGTGCCAAACTTGGCATCACAGACATTAATGTCAGTCTTCAGAAGACCAAGGAAGAACATCACTTGTGTGGTGAATATGAAGaacaggaggaaggggagagcaATGACTCTGGAGAAGATCCAAGTGAATGTAACACAGACACATCTGCCCTGTCCTCTGTTAATCCAGATGAAATCAtgttagatgaagaagaggaagaggatgatAGTTTTGTAAGTACACATAGTGACATGAATACACCATCTGTAGAACCTTCTTCTGATCAAGCTTCTGACTTTTCTGCAAGCTTCTCTGATGTCAGGATCCTGCCAGGTTCCATGTTTGTATCTTCTGATGACACTCTGGGTTCGCCAGTTGGCAGAGAGGGGAGCCCTGGTGAGGCTGTGGAGTCGGGAGATGGGAAAGACTTAACCGAAGTGCCACTGAAGAGGCTGAGTGATGAACATGAAcctgaacaaagaaagaaaattaagcgGAGGAATCAAGCCATTTATGCCGCAGTGGATGATGATGGTGCAGCATAA